The DNA sequence GATCGTCCCTCCAGGACTTGAGATATTGCCCCAGGCTACTTTTACCCACCACTTCAGTGGTGGGCCGAACGCCACCGTCCCTGCCGGGGCTTGCCAAATAAGAACCGTGAGAAATACGGTCGGTTTTTTGTCCCGCCAGTGACGAAACGCCTTCATCCCCGGGTGGCAACCCGGGGGAAAGAATGCCCATACAAATCCCAAGTCCCGGCAGGGACGTTCGGAAAATGAATATTACAGCCCATCGAAGCTCAGGTTGTCGGAAAATTGTAGAGTGTCCGTTGTGTGGGGACGACCCGCAATTCGAATTTTCCGGAGATGCAATGCAACATCTTGGAAGGGACTTCTCGTGGAGGAATCTCCGGCGGGATAGTGTAGGCTCTGTAATCGTGTCATTCCTCCGGTTAAACCGTTATCTGTTTTTTGTGATTTGGGACAAAATTTATTTTAGTAATTTTTATTAAGAAATAAATGCTAAGTGACAGTTATTATTACACCTTATAAAAGCAATTTAATTAGCATAAGGGGATACAATTGATAAATGCAGGTTATCTCTGTTCTTTTATCTTGACAAAGCTGAAGTTTCGTATGTAAACTTATTCTCAAAATAGAAGCCTTTGATGAACATTGTATTAAATTGGCCGATAACACCTTTTGTCATTTGCAATGCATTTTGTCAGTACTTTCATTTCTATTTCCTTAAAACTATAACTGCTCCGTACATTGATTTATTTCCACGGTTTCAGACCAAAAACCATTTCAGGTCTTTCACTTAAATATGAGCTGTACTCCCAAATATACTTTCAAATTTCTCATTCCTGACTATACTCGGTTTTTCCCGTCCGGGTATAATAAACCGGGTCTCCCTTTTGGAATTACAGTAACTCATATATAGCCTGTCGGGAGTCATTCAGGCTAAATTCCCGAGGTGTAACGAGGGCCTGAGGGGTAGATTTAACCATTTCAGGAATTTCACTTTTGTTGATACGGGGTTGAATAATGACAATTTTACGTGCGTTTGAGGTAAATCGGTGGATGATGTATGTGTGTATGGCTATGTATATTCCAGCGATATTTGCAGGTACGATATATGTCGATGCCTCTGCTTCCGGCAATAACGATGGCACTGACTGGAGTAATGCACATACTTCCTTGCAGTCCGCACTGAATGCGGCTTCTTCCGGAGACGAAATTTGGGTGGCAAAGGGGACATACTATCCCAGTTCTGTCTACTCTCTGACCAATACGTCCCGTTATTATCATTTTGAAATGATAAATGGCGTGACCATCTATGGTGGGTTTGCCGGTACAGAAAGCGCTGTAGCTGAAAGAACCAGCTATGGATCAGGCGAGACTAACGAAACCACGCTAAGTGGTGACATCGGAACGGTAGGGGATAACAGTGATAATTGTTACCATATTTTTTACCATCGAGACAATACTTCGCTAAATAATACGGCAATTCTGGACGGGTTTACGATTTCAGATGGCAACGCCAGTGGGAGTTCTCCGCACACTAGTGGTGGTGGAATTTATAATTATTATAATTCACCTCGTATCAGAAACTGTGTCTTCATTGATAATTCTGCCAGTTCTGGTGGGGGTGGTATGTATAATGGAACAGGTTCTCCCGCACTTTTAGAGAATTGCCAGTTTATTTCAAATACATCACAATATGGTGGTGGGGTTCATAATTCATCTGCAGCTGCAACCTTCAAGAATTGTGTTTTTCGCGCCAACTCGGCAAACCTTCAGGGTGGCGGCATGTATAATTACGCAAATTATGAGGTAACCGTGACCAATTGCCTGTTTTACCAAAATACTACTGGAACAGGGACGGGAGGCGGTGTCTATAATTATTCAAATGGACCAGTTTTCAATAATTGTACCTTTACGGAAAACATCGCCAGTAATGGTGGCGGTGTTTCCAATCGCAGCGGGTCTGTTCAAACCTACAACAATTGCATTTTTTGGAGCAATAGCGCATCAAGTAATGGTGATGAGATTTATATGGATGGTGGGACCGGTACCACCCTCAATTATTCCTGCTATCAAAATGAAGAGGGTGATATTTATGGGACCCTAACGACATCGCACTGTATCAACACCGATCCACAATTCGTGGGTGTGTTAAATAATTCAGATCACCCCTACAGCATCGGTGGAATCTCCCCCTGTGCTGATGCCGGCGATAACACCTATAACAGCGAGCCGTACGATATCCGTGGTCCAGGTTTCCCCCGTACATTGAATAAATTAGATGGCACCTCAGGCACAATTGATATGGGGGCGTATGAGTACAAGATTGGTACCGACGCTTCATTGCCTGTCACTCTCTCATCCTTTATTGCTACTGCCGGCAATGGTGAGGTGACTTTACGTTGGACTACGGAGTCCGAAATCGACAACCTGGGGTTTAATATCTACCGTAGCTACTCAGAGTCCGGAATCTATGAAAAACTGAATAGCCGGATCATCCCCGGGGCAGGCTCTTCACCGGATCGGCACGAATACTCGTATACCGATACCTACTTGGCGAACGGAACGACATATTGGTATAAACTTGGGGATGTGGATTTCAGTGGATACACGGTCCTTCACGGACCAATGTCCGCCACCCCATGCGTCGGAACAGTTCCTGTCGTCTTCCGACTCTATGCGAACTATCCCAATCCCTTTAATCCGGTGGTGGTTATTCCGTACGATCTTTCTGGTGATTCGTACGTCAGAGTTTGCATTTACGATGTTGCGGGGAATCTGGTTCGGGACCTTTATAGCGGACGCCAGGTGCCTGGCAGCTATACATTGCGCTGGGATGGCACGGGGCAGCATGGCCGGGCAATGCCCTCGGGACTGTATCTGATTCACCTGAAGGCCGGGACAAGATCCGCCGTTTCACGGGTGACCTTGGTGCGATAGACGCGAATAGGGGTTTTTGGTCGTCCCTGATGGGACTTGAATTATTTTACGTGGTCTTTTAACCCACCACTTAAGTGGTGGGCTATTCAGCGGTCGTCCCTCCGGGACTTACCAATAAAACTTGGGGTAAGGAATCACAATCATGTCGTAGTTGTCAGCCCTGCCAGGGGTGATTAGCGGTTAGCCCCGGGTGTCAACCCGGGGATCCCGGGAATCAAAAAAGAAAAAAGTTCCGCCAGGGACATTCGAAAACAACGTGGCCGCTATACCTGTCCTGCGATTGACCAACGAGCGGCAATCACCAACAACTCTCTCGCCCTCACACAGAATTACCTCTCTTGGTGGTTCTCTGTCTTTCGCTCTTCAATTTTTACTTCTCACCGTTTTTTTATTGCTTATTGCTGAATAGCTCTTGTCATCCACCCCTTACCGACGCACTGTATTCTCTCACGTTTCACTGTTTTTCCTCTCCATCATTTCATCGCGTATAGCCCGAAATTCCGTTCCTTCCTTCCAGTTCGGGAATTCATTGGACTGACTCAATTGATATCCGATCTGGAAATACATTTGCGTATCCTGGACAGCGCCGGCCAGGTCCCAGGTATCCTCATTATAGACATCTGATGGCTTATGGTAATGCTGCTCCGTCCAGGAATCAATGGCCTCAAGCATCCATTCTTCACCGTGGTCCGCATGCTCTGCTCCGTGTTCTGTAGCCAATGCGGGAATACCCTTTTTGGCGAAGCTGAAGTGATCCATGCGGTAGAATCGTCCCTTCTCGGGTTCAGGATCAGGCCGGACATATCGTCCTTGTTCCTCCGCAACCTCTTCCACGAGATCATCCAGCTCGGAATTTCCGTACCCGATGACCGTAACATCCCTGGTCGGACCCCAGATGTTCAGCGCATCCATGTTGATCACTGCGACCGTGTTCTCCGGCGGGATAACCGGATGGGCAGCATAGTATTTTGAACCCAGCAGCCCACGTTCTTCGGCCGTCACCGGCAGAAACAAAATTGACCGGTCGGGAGGATCCGGCTGCTGGGAAAATTGTCTGGCGATTTCAATCATGGCTGCCAGGCCGGTGGCATTATCTCTGGCGCCGTTATAGATTTTGCCCTCGCCATCGACGCCAAAATGGTCCCAGTGCGCCGTATAGATAATAAATTCATCAGGCCGGGATGCTCCCGGGAGCTTTGCCAGCACATTTCTGGAAGCCGACTTCTCAATGGAATTGTGCAGGGAATAGGTGAGTGAGAGATCTAACGGTATCGCCGAAAAGTCCGGCTGCAGCGCCCAGTCTTTCATGGTCTCAAGGTCCATATCTGCTTTGGAAAATAGCTTTGTAGCGGCATCGACGGATATCCAACCCTCAATTTCGGTTCGAGACATATTCCCGTCCTCTGACTCCATTAAAAACTGCGGACCGCCGAAGGAATTCTCTACGACTTCCCATGGATAGCCGGCCGGACCGGTTTCATGGACAATCAGCACGCCAGCTGCGCCCTGGCGGGAGGCCTCCTCAAATTTGTACGTCCACCTACCGTAGTAAGTCATAGCTTTGCCGTTGAACAGTGAATCATCTTCTGTGGCATAACCAGGATCGTTGACGAGGACGATAACCGTTTTCCCCTCGACGTCGAGTCCTTCGTAGTCGTTCCACTCATACTCCGGGGCGACAATGCCGTAGCCGGCAAAGACGAGTTCGGAATCCTTCAGGGAAATTGTATCCACCATTCGTCGGGTGGAGGCAACCATCTCCTTTTTGAATTGCAGATGAAACGACTGATTCCGTCCGGTGATTTCCATAGAATCGTCGTAATCCGTGTCGAACTTCACCAGGGGCACCTCCTGGAAGTAACTTTTGTAGTTCCCCGGCTGCAATCCCAACGACTGAAACTTTTCCCTGAGATAATTGACGGTTTTCTCTTCGCCTGGTGAAGATGGCGCGCGCCCTTCGAATTCATCGGAGGCAAGCGTCTTAATATGGGATATAAGATTTTCCTGACTGATTGATTCCGAACGTTGACTCATAAAAGATCCTTTCTTCACTAATATTCGTAATAAAATAACCTCTGTGATGTTGAATACACACCCCGAATTACGTCAAAACCCGTTTGTAACCCAAATTGACTCGGTTCCTCTAAACAAGTGAATTAAGAATAATAAAAGCATCAGGAAGGGAATGAGCCCATGGCCAAGCCGAAACGAAAATTTAAGACGTTCAAGTATGAGA is a window from the Candidatus Neomarinimicrobiota bacterium genome containing:
- a CDS encoding M28 family peptidase — translated: MSQRSESISQENLISHIKTLASDEFEGRAPSSPGEEKTVNYLREKFQSLGLQPGNYKSYFQEVPLVKFDTDYDDSMEITGRNQSFHLQFKKEMVASTRRMVDTISLKDSELVFAGYGIVAPEYEWNDYEGLDVEGKTVIVLVNDPGYATEDDSLFNGKAMTYYGRWTYKFEEASRQGAAGVLIVHETGPAGYPWEVVENSFGGPQFLMESEDGNMSRTEIEGWISVDAATKLFSKADMDLETMKDWALQPDFSAIPLDLSLTYSLHNSIEKSASRNVLAKLPGASRPDEFIIYTAHWDHFGVDGEGKIYNGARDNATGLAAMIEIARQFSQQPDPPDRSILFLPVTAEERGLLGSKYYAAHPVIPPENTVAVINMDALNIWGPTRDVTVIGYGNSELDDLVEEVAEEQGRYVRPDPEPEKGRFYRMDHFSFAKKGIPALATEHGAEHADHGEEWMLEAIDSWTEQHYHKPSDVYNEDTWDLAGAVQDTQMYFQIGYQLSQSNEFPNWKEGTEFRAIRDEMMERKNSET